A single region of the Vagococcus teuberi genome encodes:
- the ahpC gene encoding alkyl hydroperoxide reductase subunit C, with amino-acid sequence MSLIGKEVEEFNAQAYHKGEFISVSNEDLKGKWSIICFYPADFTFVCPTELEDLQEQYATLKELGVEVYSCSTDTHFTHKAWHDTSDAIGKIEYIMLADPSHTISRQFDVLDEEAGAAQRGTFIIDPDSVVQTIEINADGIGREASVLVDKIRAAQYVRENPGEVCPAKWKENGETLKPSFDLVGKI; translated from the coding sequence ATGTCATTAATTGGAAAAGAAGTAGAAGAATTTAACGCACAAGCTTACCACAAAGGAGAATTTATTTCTGTTTCTAATGAAGATTTAAAAGGTAAATGGAGTATTATTTGTTTTTATCCTGCTGATTTTACGTTTGTTTGTCCAACTGAGTTAGAAGACCTACAAGAGCAATATGCAACATTGAAAGAGTTAGGTGTGGAAGTTTATTCTTGTTCAACAGATACACACTTTACACACAAAGCGTGGCATGATACATCTGATGCGATTGGTAAAATTGAATACATCATGTTAGCAGACCCATCACATACCATTTCACGTCAATTTGACGTTTTAGATGAAGAAGCAGGTGCAGCACAACGTGGAACATTTATTATTGATCCAGATAGTGTTGTTCAAACAATTGAAATCAATGCTGATGGTATTGGACGTGAAGCAAGTGTTTTAGTTGATAAAATTCGTGCAGCACAATATGTACGTGAAAATCCAGGTGAAGTTTGTCCAGCTAAATGGAAAGAAAATGGTGAAACATTAAAACCAAGTTTTGATTTAGTCGGAAAAATATAA
- the ahpF gene encoding alkyl hydroperoxide reductase subunit F translates to MLDNETKAQLKQYLELLESDIEFKASLDESDSSNKVREFLTGVCELSPRLTLVEETLKRTPSFEINQPGQTSGVMFAGLPLGHEFSSFILALLQVSGRAPKVEDSVINVIKKIDEPMSFETFVSLTCHNCPDVVQALNIMSVVNPNISHTMIEGGMYQDEVNEKKVMAVPTVFLNGEEFSSGRMELSTILEKILGSVDISDIDQENPYDVLVIGGGPAGGAAAIYAARKGIRTGMVVDTFGGQVMDTLGIENVIGTPYIEGPQLMNQVEEHVNQYNVDIMKNQRAKDIQKNDFVEVSLESGAVVKTKSLVISTGARWRNINVPGEKEFKNKGIAYCPHCDGPLFAGKDIAVIGGGNSGIEAAIDLAGMGKHVYVLEFLPELKADKVLQDKLYSLPNVTVITNAATKSIEGSDSVEKLVYEDVNTKEQHELNVSGVFILIGLVPNTEWLPDTIDTTDRGEILVDSHGMTNVPGVFAAGDCTNSAYKQIIISMGSGATAALGAFDYLIRQ, encoded by the coding sequence ATGTTAGATAACGAAACAAAAGCTCAATTAAAGCAGTATTTAGAATTACTTGAATCCGACATAGAGTTTAAAGCGAGTTTGGATGAGAGTGACTCTTCAAATAAAGTAAGAGAATTCCTAACAGGAGTTTGTGAGTTGTCTCCACGATTAACACTGGTTGAAGAAACATTAAAAAGAACACCTAGTTTTGAGATTAATCAACCAGGTCAAACAAGTGGTGTGATGTTTGCAGGACTGCCTTTAGGACATGAATTTTCATCATTTATTTTAGCGTTATTACAAGTGAGTGGACGTGCACCTAAAGTTGAAGACTCTGTAATTAATGTGATTAAAAAAATTGATGAGCCGATGAGTTTTGAAACATTTGTTAGTTTAACATGCCATAATTGCCCGGATGTGGTTCAAGCACTAAATATCATGAGTGTTGTTAATCCAAACATTTCTCACACGATGATTGAAGGTGGTATGTATCAAGACGAAGTTAATGAGAAAAAAGTCATGGCAGTGCCTACCGTTTTTCTAAATGGAGAGGAATTTTCAAGTGGTCGTATGGAATTGAGTACTATTTTAGAAAAAATTCTTGGTAGTGTTGATATCAGTGATATCGATCAAGAAAATCCATATGATGTGCTTGTGATTGGTGGAGGACCTGCTGGTGGAGCTGCCGCAATTTATGCAGCAAGAAAAGGAATCCGTACTGGAATGGTAGTTGATACATTCGGTGGCCAAGTGATGGATACATTAGGTATTGAAAATGTTATTGGCACACCTTATATAGAAGGCCCACAGTTGATGAATCAAGTCGAAGAGCATGTGAACCAATACAATGTTGATATTATGAAAAATCAACGAGCAAAAGATATTCAGAAAAATGATTTTGTTGAAGTGTCTCTAGAAAGCGGAGCAGTGGTAAAAACGAAATCATTAGTTATTTCAACGGGTGCCAGATGGCGAAACATCAATGTACCTGGTGAAAAAGAATTTAAAAATAAAGGGATTGCCTATTGTCCTCACTGTGACGGCCCATTATTTGCAGGCAAAGATATTGCAGTTATTGGTGGAGGAAATTCTGGTATTGAGGCTGCTATTGATTTAGCTGGTATGGGAAAACATGTTTATGTACTAGAATTTTTACCTGAATTAAAAGCCGATAAAGTGTTGCAAGATAAATTATATTCACTACCAAATGTTACTGTGATAACAAATGCAGCCACTAAATCAATTGAGGGTAGTGATAGTGTTGAAAAATTAGTTTATGAAGATGTTAATACGAAAGAACAACATGAATTAAATGTCAGTGGTGTGTTCATTTTGATTGGGTTAGTCCCCAATACAGAATGGTTGCCAGACACCATTGACACAACAGATCGTGGTGAAATCTTAGTTGATAGCCATGGTATGACTAATGTTCCAGGCGTTTTTGCTGCAGGAGATTGTACAAATAGTGCGTACAAACAAATTATTATCTCTATGGGAAGTGGCGCAACAGCTGCTTTAGGAGCGTTTGATTATTTAATTCGTCAATAA
- a CDS encoding heavy metal translocating P-type ATPase: MEKRIILPVEGMSCASCSSTVEKVVSKLSGVKKASVNLATEKLDVTYDTDFLKEEDIAKAVKDAGYGIVEQYVSATFDIEGMSCASCSSTVEKAVSKMDGVKEVSVNLATESMTLLFNSAVTSKEDIINVVSDAGYSATDREVEKGSTETKEDNKEKHIKVMWKRFISSAIFTVPLLYISMGHMVGLPLLTVIDPIHSPVAFALIQLVLTIPVIAIGWSFFTVGFKALVKRHPNMDSLVALGTSAATLYSIYGTIQVILGDSSFAMNLYYESAATILTLITLGKYFEAVSKGKTSEAIKTLINLAPKTASVIRDDVEVSIPVEEVVLGDVLIVRPGEKIPVDGEIISGNSAVDESMITGESIPVEKKVGDNVVSASLNKTGSFKFRATRVGQDTTLSQIIKLVEEAQGSKAPIAQLADKVSGVFVPIVIVLAIVSGLLWYFLGQESWIFALTITISVLVIACPCALGLATPTAIMVGTGKGAENGILIKSGEALEIAHQLDTIVFDKTGTITEGKPVVTDVLVFDELSEHDILQLTASAEVHSEHPLGQAIVEKAKEMAIDLLSISDFLAIPGQGLTVSVEGISYFIGNKRLMTEQKINLDDKKETVNRLAQEGKTPMYVATKQKVIGIVAVADPIKPSSIKAITTLKKLGKQVVMLTGDNELTAEAIASQVGIDTVVSEVLPEDKANQVARLQKQGKKVGMVGDGINDAPALAQADIGLAIGNGTDVAIESADVVLMNDDLKSVATAIELSDATMRNIKENLFWAFGYNILGIPVAMGVLHLFGGPLLNPMIAGAAMSFSSVSVLLNALRLKRFKPKQ, encoded by the coding sequence ATGGAAAAAAGAATTATTTTGCCAGTAGAAGGAATGAGCTGTGCATCTTGTTCGAGTACAGTAGAAAAAGTTGTATCAAAACTCTCAGGTGTAAAAAAAGCCAGTGTTAATTTGGCTACTGAAAAATTAGATGTAACCTATGATACAGATTTTTTAAAAGAAGAAGATATCGCTAAAGCGGTGAAAGATGCAGGGTATGGTATTGTTGAACAATACGTGTCGGCGACATTTGATATTGAAGGAATGAGTTGTGCATCCTGTTCAAGTACAGTTGAAAAAGCTGTCAGTAAGATGGATGGAGTAAAAGAAGTATCTGTTAATTTAGCAACAGAAAGTATGACACTTTTATTTAATTCAGCCGTCACATCAAAAGAAGATATTATTAACGTTGTATCTGATGCTGGATACTCAGCAACTGATAGAGAAGTAGAGAAAGGCAGTACAGAGACAAAAGAAGATAATAAAGAAAAACACATTAAAGTTATGTGGAAGAGATTTATTTCTTCAGCAATTTTCACTGTGCCACTACTTTATATCTCAATGGGGCATATGGTTGGTCTACCTTTACTAACAGTTATTGATCCGATTCATTCACCAGTAGCATTTGCGTTAATCCAATTGGTTTTAACAATTCCCGTTATCGCAATAGGATGGTCATTTTTTACGGTAGGTTTTAAAGCATTAGTCAAAAGACATCCTAATATGGATTCCCTTGTAGCATTAGGAACAAGTGCTGCCACACTTTATAGTATCTATGGGACAATTCAAGTGATTTTAGGAGATAGTAGCTTTGCAATGAATCTGTATTATGAATCGGCCGCAACTATTCTGACTTTAATTACACTTGGAAAATATTTTGAAGCTGTGTCAAAAGGGAAAACATCTGAGGCGATTAAAACTCTAATAAATCTCGCACCAAAAACAGCATCCGTAATTCGTGATGATGTAGAAGTTAGTATTCCAGTTGAAGAAGTGGTCTTAGGGGATGTATTAATCGTGCGTCCGGGTGAAAAAATCCCTGTTGATGGCGAGATTATTTCAGGAAATAGTGCAGTAGATGAATCAATGATTACTGGTGAGAGTATTCCAGTTGAGAAAAAAGTCGGAGATAATGTGGTTAGTGCTAGTTTGAATAAAACAGGAAGTTTTAAATTTAGAGCGACTAGAGTTGGACAAGATACAACATTATCACAAATTATCAAATTAGTTGAAGAAGCACAAGGATCTAAAGCACCGATTGCGCAATTAGCTGATAAAGTATCTGGAGTATTTGTTCCGATTGTTATTGTCTTAGCGATTGTATCAGGCTTGTTATGGTATTTTTTAGGACAAGAATCATGGATTTTTGCTCTAACTATAACCATTTCTGTTTTAGTTATCGCTTGTCCATGTGCGTTAGGTCTCGCAACACCAACAGCTATTATGGTTGGAACAGGTAAGGGTGCTGAAAATGGTATTTTGATAAAAAGTGGTGAAGCACTAGAAATAGCTCACCAACTCGATACTATAGTATTTGATAAAACTGGAACAATCACAGAAGGCAAGCCTGTTGTAACAGACGTTTTAGTATTTGATGAGTTAAGTGAACATGATATTCTTCAGTTAACTGCTTCAGCAGAAGTTCATTCTGAACACCCATTAGGACAAGCGATTGTTGAAAAAGCAAAAGAGATGGCAATTGATTTATTATCAATTTCTGATTTCTTAGCGATACCAGGTCAAGGACTTACTGTTTCAGTTGAGGGCATTTCGTATTTTATTGGAAATAAACGTTTAATGACTGAGCAAAAAATCAATTTAGATGACAAAAAAGAAACAGTTAATAGATTAGCACAAGAGGGTAAAACACCGATGTATGTGGCAACTAAACAAAAAGTAATTGGGATTGTTGCAGTAGCTGATCCGATTAAACCAAGTAGCATTAAAGCTATTACAACATTAAAAAAATTAGGAAAACAAGTGGTGATGTTAACGGGAGATAATGAGTTGACAGCCGAAGCAATCGCTAGTCAAGTAGGTATTGATACAGTTGTCAGTGAGGTATTGCCAGAAGATAAAGCAAATCAAGTGGCACGATTGCAAAAACAAGGTAAGAAAGTTGGTATGGTTGGTGATGGGATTAATGATGCACCAGCATTGGCTCAAGCAGACATCGGGTTAGCAATTGGTAATGGAACAGATGTGGCGATTGAATCTGCCGATGTTGTGCTAATGAATGATGATTTAAAAAGTGTCGCAACAGCAATAGAGCTATCTGATGCGACAATGAGAAATATTAAAGAAAATCTTTTCTGGGCATTTGGATACAATATATTAGGTATTCCTGTAGCAATGGGTGTGTTACATTTATTTGGCGGCCCACTACTTAACCCTATGATTGCAGGAGCTGCGATGAGTTTTAGTTCCGTTTCTGTTTTATTGAATGCACTTCGTTTAAAAAGATTTAAACCAAAACAATAA
- a CDS encoding ROK family protein: MANLAVFDIGGTAVKCGLWEDGRLSFNTQFFTPKNLDSIIEQMKKVISHYPVDIEGVAISAPGVVDDKARVIDGISAVPYLHNCPIFDIFEKAFKLPIRIENDANCAGIAEMNCGVGTNVNHALFLVLGTGVGGAVFINGSLYKGAHLFGGEFGLMKNHTNRILSETGTIVKATKAYEKVTGEAIDGKQLFRLAGLRDPLANKLLDTMYENISQILYDLQVALDPEMIIVGGAISERPEVIDELQKWLYEKLASVRLQHITPVVSACQFKNDANLIGAAINFIETI; this comes from the coding sequence ATGGCAAATCTTGCTGTATTTGATATAGGAGGAACGGCAGTAAAATGCGGTTTATGGGAAGATGGCAGGTTATCGTTTAATACACAGTTTTTTACTCCAAAAAATTTAGATTCAATAATTGAACAAATGAAAAAAGTAATAAGTCATTATCCAGTTGATATAGAAGGAGTAGCTATTAGTGCTCCAGGTGTGGTTGATGATAAAGCTCGGGTAATTGATGGCATTAGTGCAGTACCATATCTTCATAATTGCCCTATATTTGATATATTTGAAAAAGCTTTTAAGTTGCCCATTCGAATTGAAAATGATGCGAATTGTGCAGGGATTGCTGAGATGAATTGTGGAGTGGGGACAAATGTCAATCACGCATTATTTCTTGTTTTAGGAACGGGTGTTGGTGGAGCAGTATTTATAAATGGTTCCCTTTATAAAGGAGCTCACTTATTTGGTGGAGAATTTGGTTTGATGAAAAATCATACAAATAGAATATTGAGTGAAACTGGTACAATTGTTAAGGCGACTAAGGCATACGAAAAAGTTACTGGCGAAGCAATTGATGGAAAACAATTGTTTAGATTAGCCGGTTTACGAGATCCATTAGCCAATAAATTATTGGATACGATGTATGAAAACATCTCTCAAATACTATATGATTTACAAGTGGCTTTGGATCCAGAGATGATTATCGTTGGTGGAGCTATTTCAGAAAGACCAGAAGTGATTGATGAGTTACAAAAATGGTTATATGAAAAGTTAGCAAGTGTTCGATTACAACATATCACACCAGTTGTATCAGCATGCCAATTTAAAAATGATGCCAATTTAATCGGGGCAGCAATTAATTTTATCGAAACAATATAA
- a CDS encoding aldose epimerase family protein — MTYNIIHDKQTDIHYITVTKSNHSVTFVDFGARIQEWITPDRVGNKDNILLSPDTPEEIINDNAQFGALVGPVAGRIKEGKWNGAQFEKNNGNHHLHGGSNGWWHQFWAFDIEEHDENTIVHFMLKDTLTDYPGPIYVKNSYKVTDDAIEMTTSCHSDSDTIVNPTNHIYFNLNGKDKKDITNHLLTIHADSILETDDETIPTGELLDVANTGYDFRQPRLLKKALNSLPNGIDDAFLLTSEQPQIILSQPDNGRNIQLFSDRQAAVVFSTTGFATDQSVSGEKMHSQLGIAIETQELPDVVNHPHLGNIDLKEQQIKTWHTTYQFFVS; from the coding sequence ATGACTTACAATATTATTCACGATAAACAAACAGATATCCATTATATTACCGTTACAAAATCAAATCACAGTGTCACGTTCGTTGATTTTGGGGCTAGAATTCAAGAGTGGATCACCCCAGATAGAGTTGGTAATAAAGATAACATTTTACTTTCACCAGATACTCCGGAAGAAATTATCAATGATAATGCTCAATTTGGTGCACTAGTTGGACCTGTAGCTGGACGTATTAAAGAAGGAAAATGGAATGGGGCTCAATTTGAAAAAAATAATGGGAACCATCACTTGCATGGAGGCAGTAATGGCTGGTGGCATCAATTTTGGGCATTTGACATTGAAGAACATGACGAAAATACGATTGTTCATTTTATGTTAAAAGACACATTAACAGATTATCCCGGACCAATTTATGTCAAAAATTCTTATAAAGTAACAGATGACGCAATTGAAATGACAACGAGTTGCCACTCTGACAGTGATACAATTGTCAATCCTACTAACCATATTTACTTTAATCTAAATGGTAAGGATAAAAAAGACATCACCAATCATCTATTAACCATCCACGCAGATAGTATTTTAGAAACAGATGACGAAACGATTCCTACTGGAGAATTACTTGACGTAGCAAACACTGGTTATGATTTTAGACAACCTCGCTTACTAAAAAAAGCCCTAAATTCTTTACCTAACGGTATTGATGATGCTTTTTTACTGACATCTGAACAGCCTCAAATTATATTAAGTCAACCAGACAATGGAAGAAATATTCAGCTATTTTCTGATAGACAAGCTGCTGTTGTGTTTTCTACAACAGGGTTTGCTACTGATCAATCAGTATCGGGAGAAAAAATGCATTCTCAATTAGGTATCGCAATTGAGACTCAGGAATTACCTGATGTGGTAAATCATCCTCACTTAGGAAATATCGATCTCAAAGAACAACAAATTAAAACATGGCATACTACCTATCAATTCTTTGTTTCATGA
- a CDS encoding PadR family transcriptional regulator, producing MKQTQLLKGILEGCVLSILKDETTYGYELVQKLIQFGFADLSAGTVYPLLQKLEKQHMISGELRASPDGPNRKYYSLTEEGIDRLEEFNDQWEKLSDIVNVILKRG from the coding sequence ATGAAACAAACTCAATTATTAAAAGGGATTCTCGAAGGGTGTGTACTATCTATCTTAAAAGATGAGACAACATATGGTTATGAATTAGTTCAAAAATTAATTCAGTTTGGGTTCGCCGATTTAAGTGCTGGGACAGTGTATCCTTTATTACAAAAATTGGAAAAGCAACATATGATTTCTGGTGAACTAAGAGCCTCGCCAGATGGCCCAAATCGTAAGTATTACTCGCTCACAGAAGAGGGAATAGACCGTTTGGAAGAGTTTAATGATCAATGGGAAAAACTCAGTGACATTGTGAATGTCATATTAAAAAGGGGATAA
- a CDS encoding FAD-dependent oxidoreductase, with translation MKVVVIGCTHAGTSAVKSILKESPEAEVIVYERNDNVSFLSCGIALYVGGVVKNAQDLFYSNPEELASLGATVNMEHNVTSIDTELKQVTAVNLKTNETSITSYDKLVMTTGSWPIVPPIPGIEANNILLCKNYNQANKIIDSAKDAKRIVVVGGGYIGIELVEAFVESGKNVTLIDGLDRILNKYLDKPFTDKLEQELLNQGVTLALGENVAHFESDEHSNVKKVHTASKSFEADMVILCVGFKPSTELLGDKVDKLPNGAIKVNEYMQTSQPDIFAAGDSAIVHYNPTQSDNYIPLATNAVRQGLLVGKNIKKPTLAYRGTQGTSGLYLFGWKIGSTGLTIENALAQGINADMAYLEDNYRPEFMPTTEKVMMQLVFDKDTKRILGGQLMSKYDITQSANTLSLAIQNKMTVEDLALSDFFFQPHFDRPWNYLNLLAQAAMN, from the coding sequence ATGAAAGTTGTTGTTATAGGATGTACTCATGCAGGGACATCTGCGGTAAAAAGTATTTTAAAAGAATCACCAGAAGCTGAAGTGATTGTCTATGAAAGAAACGATAATGTGTCGTTCCTATCATGTGGAATCGCGCTCTACGTTGGTGGCGTTGTCAAAAACGCGCAAGACTTATTCTACTCAAATCCTGAGGAGCTAGCTTCTCTAGGTGCTACAGTAAACATGGAGCATAATGTGACATCCATCGATACTGAACTTAAACAAGTGACAGCTGTCAACTTGAAAACAAATGAAACAAGCATTACGTCATATGATAAATTAGTGATGACAACAGGATCATGGCCTATTGTTCCTCCTATTCCAGGAATTGAAGCCAATAACATTTTATTATGTAAAAATTATAATCAAGCAAATAAAATTATAGATTCTGCTAAAGATGCCAAAAGAATCGTTGTGGTTGGTGGTGGATATATTGGGATTGAGTTAGTTGAAGCGTTTGTCGAGTCAGGTAAAAACGTAACCTTAATCGATGGTCTTGACCGTATATTAAATAAATATTTAGACAAACCATTTACAGATAAACTAGAACAAGAGTTACTGAACCAAGGAGTCACACTAGCTTTAGGAGAAAATGTGGCACACTTTGAATCCGATGAGCACTCTAATGTGAAAAAAGTACATACGGCTTCTAAATCATTTGAAGCTGACATGGTGATTCTGTGTGTTGGATTTAAACCTTCGACAGAATTATTAGGTGACAAAGTGGATAAATTACCTAATGGTGCGATTAAAGTGAATGAGTATATGCAAACAAGTCAACCTGATATTTTTGCTGCAGGCGATAGTGCAATTGTTCACTATAACCCAACACAATCAGATAACTATATTCCTTTAGCAACAAACGCCGTTAGACAAGGCTTATTAGTTGGAAAAAATATTAAAAAACCAACTCTAGCTTATCGTGGGACTCAAGGAACGTCTGGATTATACTTATTTGGTTGGAAAATAGGATCAACCGGTTTAACCATAGAAAATGCATTAGCTCAAGGAATTAATGCTGATATGGCATATTTAGAAGATAACTACCGTCCAGAATTTATGCCTACAACGGAAAAAGTTATGATGCAATTGGTTTTTGACAAGGATACAAAACGCATATTAGGCGGTCAATTAATGTCGAAATATGATATCACTCAGTCAGCAAATACATTGTCTTTAGCCATTCAAAATAAAATGACTGTTGAAGATTTAGCTCTATCCGACTTCTTCTTCCAACCTCATTTTGATCGTCCATGGAACTATTTAAACTTATTAGCACAAGCAGCTATGAACTAG
- a CDS encoding HAD hydrolase-like protein has product MFSTIVLPLDGLITDTTYLHYECFLDACRSFNITIPNELSFEEQKVFRSHQWLEEIDNLSHQQKEELILEKNRLYDDELDDIDDDDIYPGILALITDAHKQNVLIYAISDDDLANKLIEQLELPSYIKLITSNDLKKVTYDILVIDDLVTLNAMDNKPIISILLSQNDLSYSTDFTIQNTEELTLCFFKKNLGGNQ; this is encoded by the coding sequence GTGTTTTCAACAATTGTACTACCCTTAGATGGTTTAATAACGGATACAACTTATCTCCACTATGAATGTTTCCTAGATGCTTGTCGTTCTTTTAATATAACTATTCCAAACGAGTTGTCTTTTGAGGAACAAAAAGTATTTCGAAGTCATCAATGGTTAGAAGAGATAGATAACTTGTCACATCAACAAAAGGAGGAACTCATTTTAGAAAAAAATAGATTATATGATGACGAATTAGACGATATTGATGACGACGATATTTATCCTGGAATTCTCGCTTTAATAACTGACGCTCATAAACAAAATGTATTGATTTATGCGATATCTGACGATGACTTGGCAAATAAATTAATCGAGCAATTAGAACTGCCGTCGTATATTAAGCTAATCACATCAAATGACTTAAAAAAAGTGACATATGATATTCTTGTTATAGATGATTTAGTAACTCTTAATGCTATGGATAATAAACCAATAATATCCATATTGTTATCACAGAATGACCTATCATATTCAACTGATTTCACCATTCAAAATACCGAAGAGTTAACATTATGTTTTTTTAAAAAAAATTTGGGAGGAAACCAATGA
- a CDS encoding LysM peptidoglycan-binding domain-containing protein, translating to MKSLKTLIFGSTFALGLLFSTTVLADSVYTVKAGDTLSSISLEFFGSNNNIEQIAKDNNIKNMNMIFPGQELTIKTDEKTETPVEASAVSSEPVQEENTYVAPQQETQAAVSSAPATTSNAKEWIAQKESGGDYNATNGYHIGRYQLDPSYLNGDYSPANQERVADQYVAGRYGSWENAQAFWMNNGWY from the coding sequence ATGAAATCACTAAAAACATTAATATTTGGTAGCACATTTGCATTAGGACTATTATTCAGTACAACTGTACTTGCTGACTCTGTATACACTGTAAAAGCTGGAGATACTCTTTCTTCTATCTCATTAGAATTTTTTGGCTCAAACAACAACATCGAACAAATCGCTAAAGACAATAATATTAAAAATATGAATATGATCTTCCCAGGTCAAGAACTAACCATTAAAACAGATGAAAAAACAGAAACACCTGTTGAAGCATCAGCTGTTTCTTCTGAACCTGTACAAGAAGAAAACACTTATGTTGCACCACAACAAGAAACTCAAGCGGCTGTATCTTCAGCTCCTGCTACGACTTCTAATGCAAAAGAATGGATTGCTCAAAAAGAATCAGGTGGTGACTATAACGCAACTAATGGATACCATATCGGACGTTACCAATTAGACCCAAGTTATTTAAATGGTGACTACTCTCCAGCAAACCAAGAACGTGTTGCAGATCAATATGTTGCTGGTCGTTATGGTTCATGGGAAAACGCTCAAGCATTTTGGATGAATAACGGTTGGTACTAA